The sequence GCAGCGGGCGCCTCTCGTACAACCAGCAGGCACTGTGGTTCGCCTCCAAGCTGGACCCCATCGCGTACAACCTCGCGTACGGGTTCCGACTCCGAGGCGCGTTGGACCCGGAGTTGTTGCGGCGCGCGCTGTCGCTCCTCGTGGCGCGGCACCCCGTGCTCCGCACGACGTTCTCCGAGACGGAGCGCGGCCCGCAGCGGGTCCTCCATGACCGGATGGACTTCGCGTTCCAGCACGTCGAGGCGGCGCACCTCGACGAGGCCGCCATGCTCCAGCGGCTGTATTCCGACGCGGCCCGCCCCTACGACCTCCAGCACGGGCCGGTGCTCCGAAGCGCGCTCTACGCGCTCGGCCCGGACGAGCACGTGCTGCTGCTGGCCTGCCATCACCTGTCGCTCGATGGCAGCTCGCTGAGTCTGCTGCTCCAGGACCTTCAGCGGAGCTACGCCGCCGTGGCCAGCGGTCGCGAGGCCAGCCTCGGGCCCCCGCCCACGCGGGACTATGACGAGTTCGTCCAGTGGCAGTCGCAGTGGCTCGCCAGCGCCGAGGGTGAACGGGCACGCACCTGGTGGCGCGAGCAGCTCGCGGGATGCACACCGGTGCTGAACCTGCCGACGGACCGCCCCCGGCCGGCCCGGCAGAGCTTCCGCCAGCACACCCACGTGATGACGTTGGACGAGTCCCTGGCTAAGGCACTCGCGGCGCTGGCGAAGGAGGAGGGCACCAGCCTCTATGCGCTGCTGCTCGCGGCCTTCCAGGCCCTGCTTCACCGGCACAGCGGACAGGAAGATTTGTTGGTGGGCGTCCCTTCCTCGGGGCGCGGCGAGGAGTGGCACTCCCGGGTGGTGGGGTATCTCGTCAACACGCTGGCCGTGCGCTCCCGAACCCCGGCGGACATGCCCTTCCGGTCCTTCCTGCGGAACACCGCGCGCACGCTGCGCGAGGCGCTGGTCCATGGCAGCTACCCGCTCCCCAAGGTGATTGAAGAGCTGAAGCCGCCGCGCGACGCGGGCCGCTCGCCGCTCGTGCAGGCGACGTTCACCCAGATGCCGCGCCTCCGGCTCGACGCGGCCGCGGAGCCGCCCCCGTTCGAGCTCGAGCGACTCACCGCCTCCAACGTCGGACTGGCCGGCGACCTCTCGGTCCACGTCCACGCCACCCGCGATTCCGGGACGCAGCTGCTCTGGGCCGTGAATGCCGATGTCTTCGAGCCGGCCACCGTGGAGCGCCTAGCCGCGCGCTATGTCACGCTGCTGGAGTCTCTCCTCACCGGGCTCGACCAGCCCCTCGCCGCGCTGCGCCTGCTCCCGCAGGATGAGGAGCACCAACTCGTCGTGGAGTGGAACGAGACTGCGACGGACGTCGAGTCGGAGGTCTGTCTCCACGAGCTGTTCTCCCGGCAGGTGGCGCGCACGCCGGACGCCGTCGCGCTCCTGTTCGAGCGCGAGGCGCTGACGTATCGGGAGCTGGACGCGCGCGCCAACCGCCTCGCCCACCGCCTGCGGCGGCTTGGCGTGGGGCCCGAGGTCCGCGTGGGCCTGTGCGTGGACCGCTCGCCGGAGCTGGTGGTCGGGCTCCTCGGAGTGCTGAAGGCGGGGGGCGCCTACGTCCCACTCGACCCGGCCTATCCCACCGAGCGCCTCGCCTTCATGGTGGAGGACGCGCGGCTCACGGCCCTCGTGACTCAGCGCTCCCTCTCGGAGCGGCTGCCCGCGAGCGAGGCCTCGCGGCTCTTCATCGGCTCGGGGGACGAGGACCTGACGGGCCCCTGCGCCGCGCCCGAGAGCGGCGTGGGTCCTGGCAACGCGGCCTACGTCATCTACACCTCGGGTTCGACGGGCCGGCCCAAGGGCGTCACCGTCGAGCACCGCCAGGTCAGCAACCTGCTCGCGACGCAGCCCCGGGTGCTTCCTCTCGGACCGGGGGACACCATGCTCCAGTTCGCCTCGGTGAGCTTCGACATGGCGGTGCAGGAGGTCTTCTCCGCGCTCGTCTCGGGGGCCACCCTCTGCCTCGCGCGGCGGGAGTCGCTCGTGCCCGGGCCGGAGCTCGCGAGCCTCCTGCGAGAGCGGCGCATCTCCGCCGCCATCCTCTCCCCGTCAGCGCTCGCCGCGCTACCCGCGGGGGACTATCCGGCCCTGAAGGCCATCATGGTGGGCGGCGAGGCCAGCCCGGAGTCCCTGGTGGCGCGCTGGAGCGCCGGCCGCCGCTACATCAACGGCTACGGGCCCACCGAGGCCACCATCTACGCCACCTGCACGCCGTGCACCGCGGGCGCGCCGGTGACGCTGGGCCGGCCCATTGGCAACGTACGGGTGTACCTGCTGGACGCAAGGCTCCAGCCGGTGCCGCGCGGAGTGGCGGGCGAGCTGTACATCGGAGGCGACGGCGTGGCGCGCGGCTACCTGGGCCGCCCCGAGCTGACCGCCGAGCGCTTCATCCCGGACCCCTTCGGTTCCTCGTCCGGGGGCCGCCTGTACCGGACCGGCGACCTCGCGCGCCATCTGCCTGATGGCCAGCTCGAGTTCCTCGGGCGGGTGGACCATCAGGTGAAGCTTCGCGGCTTCCGCATCGAGCTCGGGGAGATTGAGTCCGGGCTGCGCGCGTACCCGGACGTGCGCGACGCAGTGGTGCTCGCGCGGGAGGAGCCCTCCGGTGGGAAGTTCCTCGTGGCCTACACGGTGGCGCACGAGGGCCGCGCGCTGGAGGAGTCCGGGCTGCGGGCCTTCCTCAAGCAGTCCCTGCCCGAGTACATGGTGCCCTCCGCCTTCGTCGCGTGCGAGCGCCTGCCACTGACGTCCAACGGAAAGGTGGACCGCGCGGCACTGCTCGCCATCCCCGTCCAGCGGACGCGCGCGCCCCGTTCGCGTCCGCCTGCCAACGAGGCCGAGCGCACTCTCGCGCGCATCTGGCAGGACGTCCTCCAGCTCGACCGGGTCGGCGCGACGGAGAGCTTCTTCGACCTCGGTGGACACTCGCTGCTGCTGACGCAGGTGCGGGCCCGGGTGGCGCAGGCCTTCGGCCGCGAGCCGTCCATGGTGGAGCTGTTCGAGCACGTCACCATCGAGTCCCTCGCGGCGCACCTCTCCGCCTCGCCCGCGCCGGAGCTCCCGCGTCGCACGGTTCTGCCCCAGACGGCAGGGGAAGGCGCGGTAGCCATCATCGGCCTGGCCGGGCAGTTCCCGGGGGCGAAGGACCTGGAGGAGTTCTGGCGCAACCTCGCCGCGGGCGTGGAGTCCATCTCGCAGCTGAGCGCCGAGGCGCTGGCCGAGGCCGGTGTCCCCGCCGCGCTGTCGGGCCGCTCCGGGTATGTGCGGGCCAAGGGCGTGCTGGAGGGCGCGGAGCTGTTCGACGCGGACTTCTTCGGCATCAACCCGCGCGAGGCGAGCCAGATGGACCCGCAGCAGCGGCGCTTCCTCGAGTGCGCGTGGGAAGCGCTGGAGGACGCGGGCTATGCGCCCCAGACGCACGACGCCCCCGTCGGCGTCTTCGCCACCTCCAGCGCGACGAGCTACCAGCCGCTCCCGCTCTCCTCGGAACCCGCTGACGCCTACCAGCTCAAGCTGGGCCTGGAGAGCGACTTCCTGGCGACCCGCGTCTCCTACAAGCTGGACCTGCGTGGGCCCGCCATGACGGTGCGCACGGGCTGCTCGGGCTCGCTCGTGGCGGTGCACCTCGCCTGCCGCAGCGTGCTCTCCGGCGAGTGCGAGCTGGCGCTGGCGGGAGGCGTGGCCATCTCGGTGCCGCTGGCGGGCGGGTACGTCTACCAGCCCGGGATGATTCTCTCTCCCGACGGCCACTGCCGGGCCTTCGACGCTCGGGCCGGGGGCACGGTGCGGGGAAACGGCGTGGGCGCCGTCGTGCTCAAGCGGCTCGACCGGGCCCTGGCTGATGGGGACACCATCCACGCGGTGATTCGCGGCTCCGCCCTCAACAACGACGGTGCGGGCAAGCTCGGCTACACCGCGCCGAGCATCACCGGACAGGCCGAGGTCATCCGCCGGGCGCACGACGCGGCCGGGGTCCTGCCCCACGAAATCTCGTTCGTGGAGACCCATGGCACGGGCACGCCGCTGGGGGACCCCGTCGAGGTCGCCGCACTGGCGAAGGCCTTCCAGCGTGGCACCGGCCCCCGAGGCTCCTGCGCGCTGGGCGCCACCAAGCCGAACATCGGCCACCTGGACTCGGCGGCGGGAATCGCCGGGCTCATCAAGACGGTGCTCAGCCTGCGCCATCGCCAGCTCCCGCCCGTCGTGCACTTCGAGCAGCCGAATCCCGCGCTGGGGCTGGAGGGGACGCCCTTCTCCGTCAACGCGCGGCTCTCGGACTGGACTCCGCCCGACGGCCTGCCGCGCATCGCCGGGGTGAGCTCCTTCGGCATCGGCGGCACCAATGCCCACGTCGTGGTGGCCGAGGCTCCGGCCATGGCCTCCGTGGAGGAGACGGAGGGCTGGCGTGTGCTGCCCCTGTCCGCGCGCACTCAAACGGCGCTCGCCGCGACGGCGAGGCGCCTGGGGGAGGCCCTGGCCTCGCGGGCGGAGGTGTCGCTGGCCGACGTGGCCCACACGCTCCAGCAGGGGCGGACCGCCTTCGAGCAGCGCACGGCGCTCGTCTGCCGGGATGTGCCGGGCGCGGTGCGAGAGCTGGAGCGACTGGCGCGTGAGCTCTCGGAAGGTGAGCGCTCCGCGAGCGTGGCTCGGGGCAGGGAAGTGGTGTTCCTGTTTCCGGGGCAGGGCGCGCAGCATCCCGGCATGGCGCGCGGGCTCTACTCCGCCCACGCCGTCTTCCGTGCCGAGGTGGACCGGTGCGCCGAGCTGCTGCTGCCGCACCTGGACCAGGACGTGCGCGAATGGCTCCTGCTGGAGGACGCCTCCGACGAGCGCATCCATCAGACGGCGCTCGCGCAGCCCTGCCTCTTCGTCATCGAGTACGCGCTGGCCCGCCTCTGGATGTCCCTGGGGCTGACTCCGGCGGCGATGGTGGGCCACAGCCTCGGGGAGTACGTGGCCGCCTGCCTCGCCGGTGTGTTCTCGCTGGAGGATGCACTGGGGCTCGTCTGCGCCCGGGGCCGGCTGATGCAGGCCGCGCCCCCTGGAGCCATGCTCGCCGTCGGGCTGGACGCAGACGCCTTGCGCCCGCTGCTCGACGAGCATCTCTCCATCGCGGTGTACAACGCGCCCGCGCAGACGGTGGTGGCGGGCCCGGTGGAAGCCATCGCCGGGTTGCAGCGGCGGTTGGAAGCGCGAGGCACTGGATGCAGGCGCCTGCGGACCTCGCACGCCTACCACTCGCCGCTGATGGACTCGGCGCTGGAGCCGTTCGCCGATCAGGTGCGGCGCATCCGGCTCGCGGCACCGGGCATTCCCCTCGTCTCGAACGTCACGGGGACCTGGATGACGGAGGCGCAGGCGATGGATCCGGACTCCTGGGTCCAGCACCTGCGCCAGCCCGTGCGCTTTGCCCAGGGACTGGCGTGTCTGCTGGAGGGGCCGGAGCGGCTGCTGCTGGAGGTGGGCCCGGGTCAGGCCCTGGGCGGGCTCGTCCGCCAGTGCCCGGGGTTCGGCGCGTCCCATGCCGTGCTCGCGTCGCTTCCCAACCCGCGCACCCGGGCCGATGACGTGGAGTTCTTCCTGGCCCAGGTGGGCGAGGCGTGGAGCAATGGGGCGACGGTCGACTGGCGGGGACTGACTCCGGGCGAGCGGGGCCGGCGCGTCTCGTTGCCGACGTACCCGTTCGAGCGGCGCCGATATTGGGCCGAGCAGGTGGGGTCACACGCCGTTGCGCCGCTGGCGCCCACCGGCCGGCGATTCGAGGAGTCGGTGCCCGTCCTTCCGGTATCCACGAGCGCCCCCCACACGGACGCGGACCCCACCCACGAAGCCCTGACGCGCATCTGGCGCGAGCTGCTGGGCATCAGCGCGATGGGCCGCCACGATGACTTCTTCGACCTGGGTGGCCACTCGTTGCTCGCCGTGCAGCTCGGCACCCGGATTCGCGAGACGTTTCAAATCGACTTTCCCCAGCAGCGGGTGCTCGAGCACCGGACGATTGCGCGGCAAGGCGCGTTCATCCAGGAGGCCACCCGCGGTGCACCAGTTCCCAGGGACTCGTCGCTGCTCGTCGAGCTGAACCGGGGAGACGCCCGCCGGCGCCCGCTCTTCCTGCTCCATCCGGTGGGCGGCACCGTCTTCACGTACCAGGCGCTGGCGCGCATGCTCGATCCGGGCCTTCCCATCTACGGCGTGCGCGCGCGAGGGTTGGAGCCCGGGGAGGCCCTCGCGGGGAATATCGAGAGCATGGCGGCCCTGTACCTGGAGGCCGTGCGCACCCGGCAGCCGTCCGGGCCCTACCTGCTCGCGGGGCACTCCTTCGGAGGCGTGGTGGCCTACGAGATGGCTCAGCAACTGCTCGCGAGGGGCGAACAGGTGGAGCAACTCGTGCTCATGGACACGCCCGGCCCCGGGCAGATGCCGGTCAGCCTGGGCTCGCCTGAGGAGATACAGGAGTACTTCCGCCGCATGGCGCCCGAGCTGTTCCGCGAGCTCTTCCTGCGGCCCACCGGACACGAGAGTTCGCTGGAGACGTTGCTGCCTCGTAGCGAGGTGTTCCTCCGGGTGTTCCAGGAGAACGCCGCGGCCATGTTCGCGTACGCCCCGCGTCCGTATGCGGGCCGGCTCGTCTTCTTCCATGCCCGGGAGCGGGATGCCACCAACCCACCGCACCCCGAGCTGGCGTGGATTCCGCTCGCCACCGAGGGTGTCGAGGTCCACGTCGTGCCCGGCAACCACGTCACGATGCTGGCGGAGCCCCACGTCCGGAGCCTCGCGAGGAAGCTGCGCGGAGCGTTGGAGGAGCGAGCCGAGGCGCGCTCGGAGCTTGCGAGGACAGGCTGACGCGTTGGCCCGCCGCGCGGCATGGAGGGTCAACGGCGCAAATAAAAAGCCCGGGGCGTCGCAGTGCCCCGGGCTCTTCACATCATCGAGTACGCTGTCTTACTGCGCGGAGACAGTCATGTTCGCGGTGCCCCTGACAAAGCCAGAGCTCTGCATTTGATAGCTCCGCAGAATCACGGGCGCGCTGGCAGTGAAGGGGCGCGCGGCGGGCATCTGCTGTTCGTCTACGACCCCAGAGACCACCATCGTGTCTGCCATTTCCAGCAAGAAGGGAGAGGTCACCGAGTCGCCTTCGCGGAAGAGCTCGAAGTTGGAGAACCTGATGACTCCCTCCGCAGCTCCGAAGACGTCGAAACGCACCCGAGCGCCCTGCAGCGAGGGCGCGATACGGTCGTGGATCAGTGTCGAGTAGGGCCCCCCGAACTGCACGGTGATGGGGCCGGTCTCCACGCGGATGAACTTGGTGTACTGCTCGTTGACTCGAGTGACCGTGGACGTACTCCAACTGATGACGAAGGGCAGGCTGGTCCCCCCGAGCGGTTCGAGGATGTTCGGAGGCCCGGGAAACACCGGATCGAAGTCGAGCGTACCGGCCATCCACCCCGCCGTGTCCACCGTGATGCCCACGTCCGCGGTGGCATTGCCGGGCGTCTTGAAGATGAACCGCACCGCGCGCGTCTGCCCCTCATCGAGGGAGAACGCCATCGGATTGGGAGAGATCAGGCTGGCCTGCACCGTCTGACCCGGCGCATCCGTGCGCTCGAGGTGCCACTGCCCCTCGAGCCGGATGGAGTACGCGCCCGCCGGCAGCACCACGCTCACCGTGTCCGGCGACGTGTCCGAGATGTTGACCGACTTGGGCCCCGTGATCGCGAACGTCGCCCCCACCAGCCGGTACTGCACCCCCTCCGACGTCGTCGACGTCATCGGCAGCTGCACCACGCCCTCGCCGGCCTGGGGCACCACGGGCTCCGACTTCTCCACCGGCGCCCCGCCGCACGCCGCCATCAACAACGCAATAGCAACCAGACTGAAATTGAACTTCCGCATTGGAACTCCTGGAGAGGCGCGGACCCTATTTTTCGAGGGTTTGTCTTGTCAAATGAGAGACATTGGGGTCGCCTCGGACCCCGACGCGTGGCCATGGAAGGCTGGTAGAAAGCCCGCCCACCGATGACCCGCGAGTGGCGCATGACGTCTGGAAGAGGGCGCTGGCTGACAAGGATGATCCGCGCGGCGCTCCCGCTCGCAGCGCTGGCCCTGCCCGCCGTGGCCATGGCCGACGACACGCCGTACTACGCCGACCGCCGCGCGCTCTCGCTGATCCTCGGCCCGGGCGCCTCCTATACGGAGTACATCAAGTCGAGCGACAACGACGCGGAGTCAGGACCCGACGCGCACCTGGACCTCATGGGCACCCGGACGGTGGGCTACGACGGGAATGAGATCTACGTGCTGATCCGCGGCAGCGTGCGGAACCTGGATCTCGCCGTCGGCGGCGGCTACCGGAACTTCTTCGGCAGGGACGCGTGGCAGTCCTTCTTCGACGTCGGCGTGCTCGTGAGGCCGTTTTCTGGGCCGTGGGTGGGGCCTCGCGTAGGGTTCGGCGTCAGACACACCTTCTCCGAGCGGCTCGCGGTGTTCGGCGGGCTGGGGATCACGCTCGGATTCGGATCAGGCCTGCGCGGGGATGCCGAAGCCTTCACCGGGGTGCAGTGGATCTTCCCGGTCGGATCGCAGTGAGAAAAAATTGCGATCCACGAGGTCTGTGAGAGGGTGTGCGCATCTGTAGGAGGTCGCGCACTTGGACATGAATCCCCGCCTCACCTCGGTGGTCTTCCGGCTCAACCGCGAGAAGCTCGACGCCCTGAAGGAGCTGTCGCGCTCCACGCGCATCCGTCAGAGCGAGTACCTGCGGGAGGCCATCTCGGACCTGCTGGCGAAGTACGAGGAGCGGCTGGTCGACTGAAGACCGCCGCTCGGACTCCGCCGCGCGTCACTCTGAAATGAAGGGTGGCTCGCGCGGCAGCCCCGGAGGGTGGAGGCGCTCTCCGGCGGTGAAGGGGTCCAACCCGGGAGGGTAGCGCACCTCCCAGAGCACCAGGCCAGGCGCGGGCGCCTTGAAGCCCTCCATGGCCGTCCCCGTCTCCAGCGCTGCCTTCCACGCATCTTCCGGCAACAGGCCCGCCGCCACCTTCAGCGCGCTCCCCATGAGGTAGCGCACCTGGTAGCGCGCGAAGCCGTCTCCGCTCAGCCTCGCCTCGTAGAGCCCTCCACCCAGCGCATGCAGGGTGGCGAACTCCAGGGTGCGCGGCTTGCGCGGGCTGGACTTCTCGTGGAAGGCGATGAAGTCCCTCGTCCCCACCGCCTGCGCGAGCAGCGCCTCCAGTCGCTCCGGCGTCACCCGCACGCCCTGGAGCAGCGGCTCGTCGCGCACGTCGAAGGCATACGGCGCCCACGCCGCGTCGGCCGGCCCGCCCAGCCGCACGCGGTAGCGGTACGCCTTGCCGCTCGCGCTCCACTGCGCATGGAAGGAGCCGGGCCGGCGCACCGCGCACAGTCCCAATCCCGGAGGCAACCGGGGATGCAGCCGCTTCTCCAGGGCCTCCGCCGAGTCCCCCGGCTCCAGCCGCACGCTCACCACCTGCATCCGCGCGTGGACGCCCTTGTCTGTGCGCCCCGCCGGCATCACGGTGGCAGGCACGCCGACGGAGGCCAGCGCCTCCTCGAGCGCCCCCTGCACCGTGGGGCCCTCCGGCTGACGCTGGAAGCCGCGGAAGTTTCCGCCGCGGTACCAGATCCACAGTGCGACGGGAATCCGCTTGGAAGTCGAGGGGAGCACGGCGTTGCGAGGGTGTGGGGGAACACGGGATACTCGCGCGCGAAATGGCGGCCGGACAAGACTTTGCGGTGGATGTGGAAGGACACTGGCTCTTCCGACAGGGGGACCTCGTCCTGGGGCCCGTGAGCGGCGGGCAGATTGTCGCGAAGCTCGACGCGGGAGAGCTGACGCCGGACACCCCGGTGGCGCCCGCGGGTGAGCGCAACTTCCTGCGCATGGCGGACGTGGATGCCTTCCGGGTGCACGTGGCCCGCGCGGAGGCTCGCGCCCGCGTGGACGCCGCCGTCGCCGTGGAGCGTGAGAAGTCCCGCAAGCGCCTGACGTACCTCGGCGCCGGCGCGGGCGTCATGGTGGTGCTGCTCGGCGTCGGCGGCCTGTGGGTGGCGCGCAACGCCGCCGTCCATGGCTGGCTCGGCGGAGGAGAGGAGGAGTTCGAGGGCATCGAGATGGACCCGCCCACCATCCGCCTCGCCCAGGCCCGCGCCGACGACGAGGAGCTCTTCGAGTACCCCACCAACGGCACCCACCGCCCGGCGGGCACCGAGTCCGGCACGAAGCCCGCCAACGGCAGCACCGGCGCGAATGGCACCGGCACCGGCAAGACGGCGGTGGCGTCGACCACCCGCGTCGACCCCAAGCGCCCGCGCCCGACGGGCAACGTGAGCACGGACCCGGACGGCCTGGAGATGACGCAGCAGTTCGACCAGACCGTCATCAACAAGGTGGTGGCCGGCAACAAGTCCACGCTCTTCAAGTGTCTGAAGGAGGAGGCCGAGCGCACTCCGGGTCTCTACGCGAAAATCCCCCTGGAGTTCGTCATCGGCAACGACGGCAAGGTGTCCAAGCTCTGGGTGGACAACCCGCAATTCAAGAAGGGCCCCCTCTACGACTGCCTCTTCGCCGAGCTGCAGAAGTGGCCGTTCCGCGCGTACGAGGGCGAGCGCGCCACCGTGGGCCTTTCGTTCACCATCGGTAAGCGGGGGTAGGGTCACTTTCTTGCCCACCCCCCGGGCATGGCCGATACCAAGGCCATGTCCGCATCCGTTGCCGAGACTGAAATCGCGAAGAAGGCGCTGAGCGTCCCGCCGGGGACCTTCCGTCACACCGTGCTGGTGGCGGCCAAGCGCTTCAAGTCCACCTGGGCCGAGCTGGGCCAGCTGCTCGTGCAGGTCCGGGACGAGGCGAAGTTCGAGGAGTGGGGCTATCCCACCTTCGAGGCCTACTGCCTCAAGGAACTGCACATCAAGAAGCAGACCGCCCTGAAGCTCACCCGCTCGTTCAGCTTCCTCGCCAAGCACGAGCCCGAGGAGGAGCTCAAGGCCCAGGAGTTCCCCGAGAAGGCCCCGGCCTTCGAGGTCATTGAGGTCCTGGCCGACGCGGAGGAGCGGGGGCAGCTTTCACCCAGCGAGTACCGCTCCCTGCGCGACAGCATCTGGAGCCCGGAGAAGTCTCCGACGGAGCTGAAGAAGGAGTTCACCGAGCGCTTCCCCCGGCCGGCCCCCGAGCCTCCTCCCGAGAGCGCCCAGGTGCGCAAGCTGGCGCAGATGGCCCGGAAGCTCGCCAGTGAGCTGGCGGGGTGCCGTCGGATCCCGAACGCCGTCGCCGAGCGAGCGTCCGCCCTGGCGGAGGACGTGGAGGACATTGCCGCGGGCGTGACGGACGCCTAGACCGCTGTTACTGAACGCTGACCCGTTGGCGGGCATGTACGCTCGGCAACGGGCCTGTACCGCCGGGCTTCCTGCCCGAAGGGGAGGGCCCTATAGTGGTTCAGGGCCCCATGTAGGTGGGCCTGACGGCTGTTCGAGACGTGGGCAGGCCGTGAGGGTAGGGGAGCGGTGGACGGCGTAGTAGGCTCCGGGGGACCCGGGGTCGGCGAACTCGGAGGCGGCAGTGAAGAAGGAGCACCACGTCAACCTGTCCTGTTCGTTCTGCGGCAAATCGCAGCGCGAGGTCCGCAAGCTCATTGCCGGGCCGACGGTCTACATCTGCGACGAGTGCATCAAGCTCTGTAACGACATCATCGCGGATGAGAACGAGCGTGAGGAGGGCAAGCCGCAGGTCAGCCTGCCGACGCCCGCTGAAATCAAGGCGTTCCTCGACGACTACGTCATCGGGCAGGACCAGGCGAAGAAGGTCCTCGCGGTGGCGGTGTACAACCACTACAAGCGCATCTACCAGAAGAAGCCGGCCGCCCGGCCGCGCCCCGGCGTCAAGAGCCCCGGCGGCGAGGACGTGGAGCTGAGCAAGAGCAACATCCTGCTCATCGGCCCCACGGGTAGCGGCAAGACGCTGCTGGCTCAGTCACTGGCGCGCTTCCTCAATGTTCCCTTCACCATCGCCGACGCCACCAGCCTCACCGAGGCCGGCTACGTGGGCGAGGACGTGGAGAACATCATCCAGAACCTCCTCCACAACGCCGACTACGACGTGGAGAAGGCCGCGCGCGGCATCGTCTACATCGACGAAATCGACAAGATTGCGCGCAAGGGCGACATGCCCAGCGCCACCCGCGACGTGGGCGGCGAGGGCGTGCAGCAGGCCCTGCTGAAGATCATCGAAGGCACCCGCGCCAACGTCACGCCGCGCGGCGGGAAGAAGTACAACCAGCAGGAGTACGTCCAGGTCGACACGACGAACATCCTCTTCATCTGCGGCGGTGCCTTCCACGGCATCGACGGCGTCATCAAGCGCCGCGTGGGTGAGAAGGGCCTGGGCTTCGGCGCGAAAATCACGCACCGCGAGGAGCGCAGCGTAGGCGAGCTGCTCGCGCTGACGGAGCCGGAGGACCTGATGAAGTTCGGGATGATTCCCGAGTTCATCGGCCGCCTGCCCATGATTGCGACGCTGAACGACCTGAAGGAAGAGGACCTCGTCACCATCCTCTCGCAGCCGAAGAACGCGCTGGTGAAGCAGTACCAGAAGCTCTTCGAGATGGAGAAGGTGAAGCTGACCTTCACCAAGGAAGCGCTGCGCGCCATTGCCCGCGAGGCGATGCGCCGTCACTCCGGAGCGCGCGGCCTGCGCGCCATCCTGGAGGACGCGATGCTGGAGATCATGTACGACGTGCCGTTCCGCGAGGGCGTCAAGGAGTGCAAGATCACCGAGCAGGTGATTACCAAGCACGAGCCCCCGCAGCTCGTGATGGAGAAGGAGAAGAAGACGGCCTAGCGCCGCGCTTCTCCCTCCGAAGCAAGAAGGCCCTTCTTCCCGTGCAGGGAAGAGGGGCCTTCGCTTTTCAGGCGCGCATCAGGCCGCGGCGCCGGACTTGGAGGCGATGGGGGCGGGCAGGGTGATGATGAACTCGGCGTACTCGCCGGGCGTGCTCTCCACGCGGATGTCGCCCTGGTGCTCCTGGACGATGTCGTGGACGAGCGACAGTCCCAGGCCGGTGCCCACTCCCGCGGGCTTGGTGGTGAAGAACGGGTGGAAGAGCTTCTCGCGCACGTGCTCGGGGATTCCGGAGCCGTTGTCGCGCACGCGCAGCTCCACCTTGTCACCCAGGCGCTTCGTGCGGACGGCGACATGCGGCGTGTAGCCAGCGCCCCCCGCCTGCTGCTTCTGCACCGTGGCGTAGAAGGCATTCTCCAGGATGTTGATGAGCAGACGGCTGATGTCACTGGCCACCAGCTCCACCGAGCCCACGGCCGGGTCCAGCTCGGACTGCGTCTCCACACTGGCGCCGCCCGAGCG comes from Pyxidicoccus parkwaysis and encodes:
- a CDS encoding ribbon-helix-helix domain-containing protein, translating into MDMNPRLTSVVFRLNREKLDALKELSRSTRIRQSEYLREAISDLLAKYEERLVD
- a CDS encoding non-ribosomal peptide synthetase/type I polyketide synthase gives rise to the protein MPHPVESQSHHATGLESGSGRLSYNQQALWFASKLDPIAYNLAYGFRLRGALDPELLRRALSLLVARHPVLRTTFSETERGPQRVLHDRMDFAFQHVEAAHLDEAAMLQRLYSDAARPYDLQHGPVLRSALYALGPDEHVLLLACHHLSLDGSSLSLLLQDLQRSYAAVASGREASLGPPPTRDYDEFVQWQSQWLASAEGERARTWWREQLAGCTPVLNLPTDRPRPARQSFRQHTHVMTLDESLAKALAALAKEEGTSLYALLLAAFQALLHRHSGQEDLLVGVPSSGRGEEWHSRVVGYLVNTLAVRSRTPADMPFRSFLRNTARTLREALVHGSYPLPKVIEELKPPRDAGRSPLVQATFTQMPRLRLDAAAEPPPFELERLTASNVGLAGDLSVHVHATRDSGTQLLWAVNADVFEPATVERLAARYVTLLESLLTGLDQPLAALRLLPQDEEHQLVVEWNETATDVESEVCLHELFSRQVARTPDAVALLFEREALTYRELDARANRLAHRLRRLGVGPEVRVGLCVDRSPELVVGLLGVLKAGGAYVPLDPAYPTERLAFMVEDARLTALVTQRSLSERLPASEASRLFIGSGDEDLTGPCAAPESGVGPGNAAYVIYTSGSTGRPKGVTVEHRQVSNLLATQPRVLPLGPGDTMLQFASVSFDMAVQEVFSALVSGATLCLARRESLVPGPELASLLRERRISAAILSPSALAALPAGDYPALKAIMVGGEASPESLVARWSAGRRYINGYGPTEATIYATCTPCTAGAPVTLGRPIGNVRVYLLDARLQPVPRGVAGELYIGGDGVARGYLGRPELTAERFIPDPFGSSSGGRLYRTGDLARHLPDGQLEFLGRVDHQVKLRGFRIELGEIESGLRAYPDVRDAVVLAREEPSGGKFLVAYTVAHEGRALEESGLRAFLKQSLPEYMVPSAFVACERLPLTSNGKVDRAALLAIPVQRTRAPRSRPPANEAERTLARIWQDVLQLDRVGATESFFDLGGHSLLLTQVRARVAQAFGREPSMVELFEHVTIESLAAHLSASPAPELPRRTVLPQTAGEGAVAIIGLAGQFPGAKDLEEFWRNLAAGVESISQLSAEALAEAGVPAALSGRSGYVRAKGVLEGAELFDADFFGINPREASQMDPQQRRFLECAWEALEDAGYAPQTHDAPVGVFATSSATSYQPLPLSSEPADAYQLKLGLESDFLATRVSYKLDLRGPAMTVRTGCSGSLVAVHLACRSVLSGECELALAGGVAISVPLAGGYVYQPGMILSPDGHCRAFDARAGGTVRGNGVGAVVLKRLDRALADGDTIHAVIRGSALNNDGAGKLGYTAPSITGQAEVIRRAHDAAGVLPHEISFVETHGTGTPLGDPVEVAALAKAFQRGTGPRGSCALGATKPNIGHLDSAAGIAGLIKTVLSLRHRQLPPVVHFEQPNPALGLEGTPFSVNARLSDWTPPDGLPRIAGVSSFGIGGTNAHVVVAEAPAMASVEETEGWRVLPLSARTQTALAATARRLGEALASRAEVSLADVAHTLQQGRTAFEQRTALVCRDVPGAVRELERLARELSEGERSASVARGREVVFLFPGQGAQHPGMARGLYSAHAVFRAEVDRCAELLLPHLDQDVREWLLLEDASDERIHQTALAQPCLFVIEYALARLWMSLGLTPAAMVGHSLGEYVAACLAGVFSLEDALGLVCARGRLMQAAPPGAMLAVGLDADALRPLLDEHLSIAVYNAPAQTVVAGPVEAIAGLQRRLEARGTGCRRLRTSHAYHSPLMDSALEPFADQVRRIRLAAPGIPLVSNVTGTWMTEAQAMDPDSWVQHLRQPVRFAQGLACLLEGPERLLLEVGPGQALGGLVRQCPGFGASHAVLASLPNPRTRADDVEFFLAQVGEAWSNGATVDWRGLTPGERGRRVSLPTYPFERRRYWAEQVGSHAVAPLAPTGRRFEESVPVLPVSTSAPHTDADPTHEALTRIWRELLGISAMGRHDDFFDLGGHSLLAVQLGTRIRETFQIDFPQQRVLEHRTIARQGAFIQEATRGAPVPRDSSLLVELNRGDARRRPLFLLHPVGGTVFTYQALARMLDPGLPIYGVRARGLEPGEALAGNIESMAALYLEAVRTRQPSGPYLLAGHSFGGVVAYEMAQQLLARGEQVEQLVLMDTPGPGQMPVSLGSPEEIQEYFRRMAPELFRELFLRPTGHESSLETLLPRSEVFLRVFQENAAAMFAYAPRPYAGRLVFFHARERDATNPPHPELAWIPLATEGVEVHVVPGNHVTMLAEPHVRSLARKLRGALEERAEARSELARTG